In Azospirillum ramasamyi, the following are encoded in one genomic region:
- a CDS encoding ABC transporter ATP-binding protein, translated as MPGPDQTPALYELDAVGFSAAGRPILTDLSLRLEQGRIYGLVGPNGSGKSTLIRMLARQQPPGAGRIRCLGAEIARIGDRDFARTVAYMPQFTPPAEGMTVRELVALGRFPWHGALGRFGAEDAAKVAEAIAETNLDAFADRLVDSLSGGERQRVWLAMMLAQDTRCLLLDEPTSALDIASQVEMLGLVRRLSRARGIGAVIVLHDINMAARVCDEILAMRGGALVAQGTPDAIMTGETLGAIYRLGMGIVPHPVTGAPIGYVL; from the coding sequence ATGCCCGGCCCGGACCAGACCCCTGCCCTCTACGAACTCGACGCCGTCGGATTTTCGGCGGCCGGCCGGCCGATCCTGACCGATCTGTCGCTTCGGCTGGAGCAGGGGCGCATCTACGGGCTGGTCGGCCCCAACGGATCGGGCAAGAGCACGCTGATCCGCATGCTCGCCCGCCAGCAGCCGCCGGGGGCCGGCCGCATCCGCTGCCTCGGCGCCGAGATCGCCCGCATCGGCGACCGCGACTTCGCCCGCACCGTCGCCTACATGCCGCAATTCACCCCGCCGGCGGAGGGCATGACGGTGCGCGAGCTGGTGGCGCTCGGCCGCTTCCCCTGGCACGGCGCGCTCGGCCGCTTCGGGGCGGAGGACGCCGCCAAGGTGGCGGAGGCGATCGCGGAAACCAATCTCGACGCCTTCGCCGACCGGCTGGTCGACAGCCTGTCCGGCGGCGAGCGGCAGCGCGTCTGGCTCGCCATGATGCTGGCGCAGGACACGCGCTGCCTGCTGCTGGACGAACCGACCTCGGCGCTCGACATCGCCAGCCAGGTGGAGATGCTGGGGCTGGTCCGCCGGTTGAGCCGCGCCCGCGGCATCGGCGCTGTCATCGTCCTGCACGACATCAACATGGCCGCCCGCGTCTGCGACGAAATCCTGGCGATGCGCGGCGGCGCGCTGGTGGCCCAGGGCACGCCGGACGCCATCATGACCGGCGAGACGCTGGGCGCGATCTACCGCCTCGGCATGGGCATCGTCCCGCATCCCGTCACCGGCGCCCCCATCGGCTACGTGCTATGA
- a CDS encoding ABC transporter ATP-binding protein, whose product MLRRFFAYYRPYKGLLILDISCAIMAGLLELGFPMAVRAFVDQLLPTQDWALIVAATAALLAVYMANGGLMAIVTYWGHMLGVNIETEMRRKSFDHLQKLSFSFYDNNKTGHLVGRVTRDLDEIGEVAHHGPEDLLIAVMTFVGAFTLMAVVHLPLALITAAIVPVIAWLTSRYGGRMTRNWQSLYSRVGDFNVRIEENVGGMRVVQAFTNEDHERKLFAEDNDRYRKTKLEAYKIMAASTTLSYMSMRLILIVVMLTGAHFVLVGELTQGGFFAFLLLVNTFFRPIEKINAVIETYPRGIAGFRRYTALLDTQPDIADAPDAVPAPPLKGDIRFEGVSFGYDAARPVLNGVDLSIKAGSTVAFIGPSGAGKTTICSLLPRFYEITGGRITVDGLDIRSMTLASLRRQIGIVQQDVFLFGGTIRENIAYGRLGASDAEIAEAARRAHLDGLIASLPDGLDTVIGERGVKLSGGQKQRLTIARMFLKNPPILILDEATSALDTQTEREIQKSLMELAEGRTTLIIAHRLATIRSADEVYVVNTGGGIQRISHEELAAHG is encoded by the coding sequence ATGCTCCGCCGCTTCTTCGCCTACTACCGCCCCTACAAGGGCCTGCTGATTCTCGACATTTCCTGCGCGATCATGGCGGGACTGCTGGAACTGGGCTTTCCGATGGCGGTGCGCGCCTTCGTGGACCAGTTGCTGCCCACCCAGGACTGGGCGCTGATCGTCGCCGCCACGGCGGCGCTGCTGGCGGTCTACATGGCGAATGGCGGGTTGATGGCCATCGTGACCTATTGGGGCCACATGCTGGGCGTCAACATCGAGACGGAGATGCGGCGCAAGAGCTTCGACCATCTGCAAAAGCTCTCCTTCAGCTTCTACGACAACAACAAGACCGGCCATCTCGTCGGCCGCGTCACCCGCGACCTGGACGAGATCGGCGAGGTGGCGCATCACGGCCCCGAAGACCTGCTGATCGCGGTGATGACCTTCGTCGGCGCCTTCACCCTGATGGCGGTGGTCCATCTGCCGCTGGCGCTGATCACCGCCGCCATCGTGCCCGTCATCGCCTGGCTGACCAGCCGCTACGGCGGGCGCATGACCCGCAACTGGCAGTCGCTCTATTCCCGCGTCGGCGACTTCAACGTCCGCATCGAGGAGAATGTCGGCGGCATGCGCGTCGTCCAGGCCTTCACCAACGAGGACCACGAGCGCAAGCTGTTCGCCGAGGACAACGACCGCTACCGCAAGACCAAGCTCGAAGCCTACAAGATCATGGCGGCGTCGACGACGCTCAGCTACATGAGCATGCGGCTGATCCTGATCGTCGTCATGCTGACCGGCGCCCATTTCGTCCTGGTGGGGGAACTGACCCAGGGTGGATTCTTCGCCTTCCTGCTGCTGGTCAACACCTTCTTCCGCCCCATCGAGAAGATCAACGCGGTCATCGAGACCTATCCGCGCGGCATCGCCGGATTCCGCCGCTACACCGCCCTTCTCGACACCCAGCCCGACATCGCCGATGCCCCCGACGCCGTCCCGGCACCGCCGCTGAAGGGCGATATCCGCTTCGAAGGCGTTTCCTTCGGCTATGACGCCGCCCGCCCGGTCCTGAACGGCGTCGATCTCAGCATCAAGGCGGGTTCCACCGTCGCCTTCATCGGCCCGTCGGGCGCCGGCAAGACGACGATCTGCTCGCTCCTGCCCCGCTTCTACGAGATCACCGGCGGCCGTATCACCGTCGACGGTCTCGACATCCGCAGCATGACGCTGGCCTCGCTGCGCCGGCAGATCGGCATCGTCCAGCAGGACGTCTTCCTGTTCGGCGGCACCATCCGCGAGAACATCGCCTATGGCCGTCTTGGCGCGTCCGACGCCGAGATCGCCGAGGCGGCGCGGCGCGCCCATCTCGACGGGCTGATCGCCTCGCTGCCGGACGGGCTCGACACCGTCATCGGCGAACGCGGCGTGAAGCTGTCGGGCGGCCAGAAGCAGCGCCTGACCATCGCCCGCATGTTCCTGAAGAATCCGCCGATCCTCATCCTCGACGAGGCGACCTCGGCGCTCGACACCCAGACGGAGCGGGAAATCCAGAAATCGCTGATGGAGCTGGCCGAAGGGCGGACGACCCTGATCATCGCCCACCGTCTGGCGACCATCCGCAGCGCCGACGAGGTCTATGTCGTCAACACCGGCGGCGGGATCCAGCGCATCAGCCACGAGGAACTGGCCGCCCACGGCTGA
- a CDS encoding AraC family transcriptional regulator, whose product MLFHPRMQSHTEGITILGDLQWRAWNGMIADIWTVACDRNAGGEYVSEAPRLVVVLDQLGEGALHVMDTPDRGKSRRVGRRQTMSFVPAGLKVWSRTESVRRLTHLDLHFDMSVLEDRFPDGPDLREMDRPRLNFSDERLFSLARLIAAECRTSGALHDLYGESLMAALFIGLAQTEPAADRKRGQLPPRQLRRVIDYIEEHCSQTIRLQELADLTGLSASHFCSAFKASTGVPPHKWQMRARVERAKTLLTTSDATLAAAAAMAGFSDQAHLTRVFRQIVGATPAAWLRNQSA is encoded by the coding sequence ATGCTGTTTCACCCGAGAATGCAGAGCCATACCGAAGGGATCACCATTCTCGGCGACCTGCAGTGGCGTGCCTGGAACGGGATGATCGCCGATATCTGGACCGTGGCCTGCGACCGGAATGCCGGCGGCGAATATGTGTCGGAGGCCCCGCGCCTCGTCGTCGTGCTCGACCAACTCGGGGAGGGCGCGCTCCATGTCATGGACACCCCCGACCGCGGCAAGTCCCGCCGCGTCGGCCGCCGCCAGACGATGAGCTTCGTCCCCGCCGGCCTCAAGGTCTGGTCCCGCACCGAGAGCGTCCGCCGCCTGACCCATCTGGACCTGCATTTCGACATGTCGGTGCTGGAAGACCGCTTCCCGGACGGGCCGGATCTCCGGGAGATGGACCGGCCGCGGCTGAACTTCTCCGACGAGCGGCTGTTCTCGCTGGCCCGGCTGATCGCGGCGGAATGCCGGACCTCGGGCGCCCTGCACGACCTTTACGGCGAGAGCCTGATGGCCGCCCTGTTCATCGGCCTCGCCCAGACCGAACCGGCGGCCGACCGCAAGCGCGGCCAACTGCCGCCGCGTCAGCTGCGGCGCGTGATCGACTATATCGAGGAACATTGCAGCCAGACGATCCGCCTGCAGGAACTGGCCGATCTCACCGGGCTGTCGGCTTCCCATTTCTGCTCCGCCTTCAAGGCGTCGACCGGCGTGCCGCCGCACAAATGGCAGATGCGGGCGCGGGTGGAGCGCGCCAAGACGCTGCTGACCACCTCGGACGCGACGCTGGCCGCTGCGGCGGCGATGGCCGGATTCTCCGATCAGGCGCATCTGACCCGCGTCTTCCGCCAGATCGTGGGCGCCACGCCCGCCGCGTGGCTGCGCAACCAGTCCGCGTGA
- a CDS encoding ABC transporter substrate-binding protein, translating to MTAAARRISRRHALALTAGFALTPRLARAAAAAKRVAVIDWALLETVLALGVVPVAATELLQFRKTIVEPAVPASVADIGLRGTPNYEALNLAEPDLILTSNYYEGQRASLERVAETVPLSIYAPGVQPYPAAADAALALGRLLGREAQAKALVADTDAEIARLRGTLAGIVRRPVLAINFGDARHFRAFGTDSMFGDVLRRLGVENGWAAQSSYSATAPVGIEALARFPDAAVIVVPPAPAEAMRTLADSALWQALPMVRDGRVAVIETVNHFGGLPAALRFARLAAAALLQGNGNG from the coding sequence ATGACGGCTGCGGCACGCAGGATATCGCGGCGGCACGCGCTCGCCCTCACCGCCGGGTTCGCATTGACGCCCCGCCTCGCCCGGGCGGCGGCGGCGGCGAAGCGGGTGGCGGTCATCGACTGGGCGCTGCTGGAAACGGTGCTGGCGCTGGGCGTGGTCCCGGTCGCCGCCACCGAGCTTCTGCAGTTCCGCAAGACCATCGTCGAGCCGGCGGTGCCCGCCTCCGTCGCCGACATCGGCCTGCGCGGAACGCCGAATTACGAGGCGCTGAACCTCGCGGAACCGGACCTGATCCTCACCTCCAACTACTACGAAGGCCAGCGCGCCAGCCTGGAGCGGGTGGCGGAAACCGTGCCGCTGTCGATCTACGCGCCGGGGGTGCAGCCCTACCCGGCCGCCGCCGACGCGGCCCTCGCCCTCGGCCGCCTGCTCGGCCGCGAGGCACAGGCGAAAGCCCTCGTCGCCGATACGGATGCGGAAATCGCCCGCCTGCGCGGGACGCTGGCGGGCATAGTCCGACGGCCGGTGCTCGCGATCAATTTCGGCGACGCCCGCCATTTCCGCGCCTTCGGCACCGACAGCATGTTCGGCGACGTGCTGCGCCGGCTGGGGGTGGAGAATGGCTGGGCGGCGCAGTCGAGCTACAGCGCCACCGCACCCGTCGGCATCGAGGCGCTGGCCCGCTTCCCCGACGCCGCCGTCATCGTCGTTCCCCCGGCTCCCGCCGAGGCCATGCGGACGCTGGCCGACAGCGCCCTGTGGCAGGCACTGCCGATGGTGCGGGACGGACGTGTCGCGGTGATCGAGACGGTCAACCATTTCGGCGGCCTCCCCGCCGCCCTGCGTTTCGCCCGCCTCGCCGCCGCCGCCCTCCTGCAAGGAAACGGCAATGGGTGA
- the fhuB gene encoding Fe(3+)-hydroxamate ABC transporter permease FhuB, with protein sequence MGERAAMNRILLWGGLALVAACLSTVQVAGHLASPPSLGGAATGADWLDAVILHHSILPRIAVSLVAGAALGLSGLLLQRVLRNPLAEPSTLGVSAGAQLAMTVGLLYAPALMEQAREAVALAGGLTVVGLILAMTWRRGLEPVAVILAGMMVALTATMASAALILANGDYLFSIFIWGGGALAQQSWDPTLTIALRLLAGIAAAILLMRPLSILGLDDSSARSLGVALNATRFAVIGVAVWLAASVTAEVGVIGFVGLAAPALAHLSGARTQRQKLIAAPLIGAVLLWITDGLVQLLAGANGERVPTGAATALLGGPLLLWLLPRLRMFEWPSLNSRPAPSRRSPRPRLLIGVIALCGLAAVALALTVGHGPDGWSLATGSLFDRLLEWRGPRVAVAAAAGAMLAAAGMLLQRITANPLASPEILGVGTGAGVGLTAALFLVTSPGIALQLTASAAGAVLVLAAMLALSLRAGFGPERLLLAGIAMSALCSAVLTAVIATGTPQAFTLLRWLSGSTNDAGPADAWFCAAAVVLLLAALPLASRWLEILPLGDVTARSVGLPVQRCRILLVLFAGLLTAAAALFVGPLSFVGLIAPHLARLAGLGRPLEQGVGAVLIGAGLMVVSDWLARTVAFPYQLPLGLFAALLAGPYLIWLLSRAGPRAG encoded by the coding sequence ATGGGTGAGCGCGCCGCGATGAACCGCATCCTGCTTTGGGGCGGGCTGGCCCTGGTCGCCGCCTGCCTGTCGACGGTCCAGGTCGCCGGGCATCTCGCCTCGCCGCCCTCGCTCGGCGGCGCCGCCACCGGCGCCGACTGGCTCGACGCGGTCATCCTCCATCACAGCATCCTGCCGCGCATCGCCGTCTCGCTGGTCGCCGGGGCGGCGCTGGGATTGTCGGGACTTCTGCTCCAGCGCGTGCTGCGCAATCCGCTGGCCGAGCCCTCGACGCTGGGCGTGTCGGCCGGCGCCCAGCTGGCCATGACGGTGGGGCTGCTCTACGCGCCGGCGCTGATGGAACAGGCGCGCGAGGCCGTTGCGCTGGCCGGCGGGCTGACCGTGGTCGGGCTGATCCTCGCCATGACATGGCGGCGCGGGCTGGAGCCGGTCGCCGTGATCCTCGCCGGCATGATGGTGGCGCTGACCGCGACCATGGCCAGCGCCGCGCTGATCCTCGCCAACGGCGACTATCTGTTCTCGATCTTCATCTGGGGCGGCGGCGCGCTGGCGCAGCAAAGCTGGGATCCGACCCTGACCATCGCGTTGCGCCTGCTGGCCGGCATCGCCGCCGCCATCCTGCTGATGCGCCCGCTGTCCATCCTCGGCCTGGACGATTCCAGCGCCCGCAGCCTGGGCGTCGCCCTCAACGCCACGCGCTTCGCCGTCATCGGCGTCGCGGTCTGGCTGGCCGCCAGCGTGACGGCGGAGGTCGGCGTGATCGGCTTCGTCGGGCTGGCCGCCCCCGCCCTGGCCCATCTCAGCGGCGCGCGGACCCAAAGGCAGAAGCTGATCGCCGCCCCGCTGATCGGCGCGGTCCTGCTCTGGATCACCGACGGGCTGGTGCAGCTGCTGGCCGGCGCCAATGGGGAGCGGGTGCCGACCGGCGCCGCCACCGCCCTGCTGGGCGGCCCGCTGCTGCTCTGGCTGCTGCCGCGCCTGCGCATGTTCGAATGGCCGTCGCTGAACAGCCGCCCCGCCCCGTCGCGCCGCAGCCCCCGCCCCCGCCTGCTGATCGGCGTGATCGCCCTCTGCGGCCTTGCCGCCGTTGCCCTGGCGCTGACCGTCGGCCACGGCCCCGACGGCTGGTCGCTGGCCACCGGCTCCCTCTTCGACCGGCTGCTGGAATGGCGCGGCCCGCGCGTGGCGGTCGCGGCGGCGGCGGGCGCCATGCTGGCGGCGGCCGGAATGCTGCTGCAGCGCATAACCGCCAACCCGCTGGCCAGCCCGGAAATCCTCGGCGTCGGCACCGGGGCCGGCGTCGGCCTGACCGCCGCGCTGTTCCTTGTCACATCCCCCGGCATTGCCCTGCAGCTCACCGCCTCCGCGGCGGGAGCGGTGCTGGTGCTGGCCGCCATGCTGGCCCTGTCGCTGCGCGCCGGCTTCGGGCCGGAGCGTCTGCTGCTGGCCGGCATCGCCATGAGCGCGCTGTGCAGCGCCGTCCTGACCGCCGTCATCGCCACCGGCACGCCGCAGGCCTTCACCCTGCTGCGCTGGCTGAGCGGATCGACCAACGACGCCGGCCCGGCCGACGCCTGGTTCTGCGCGGCTGCGGTGGTCCTGCTGCTGGCGGCCCTGCCGCTGGCCTCCCGCTGGCTGGAGATCCTGCCGCTCGGCGACGTCACCGCCCGGTCGGTCGGGCTGCCGGTGCAGCGCTGCCGCATCCTTCTCGTGCTGTTCGCCGGCCTGCTGACGGCGGCGGCGGCCCTCTTCGTCGGCCCCTTGAGCTTCGTCGGCCTGATCGCCCCGCACCTCGCCCGCCTCGCCGGCCTCGGCCGCCCGCTGGAGCAGGGGGTCGGCGCCGTCCTGATCGGCGCCGGCCTGATGGTGGTGTCGGATTGGCTGGCGCGGACGGTCGCCTTCCCCTATCAACTGCCGCTTGGATTGTTCGCCGCGCTGCTGGCCGGCCCCTACCTGATCTGGTTGCTCAGCCGGGCCGGCCCGCGCGCCGGCTAG
- a CDS encoding BCCT family transporter has translation MLMQQINKTVSFTAGGLILLFVALAALFTEPFSSRVSEIQAFVVGTFGWFYVLAVAGFLLFVLWLFFSPYGAIKLGHDDDEPEFSYPSWFAMLFSAGMGIGLLFYGVAEPILHFSNPRVGEAGTPDAAREAMNLAFLHWGLHAWAIYIVVGLSLGYFAYRQDLPLTIRSALYPLLGDRIRGWPGHIVDIIAIFGTLFGIATSLGLGVMQINAGFAYLGLLDVGLWQQMVLIAVITVIAAASAASGVGRGIRRLSELNMLAGLLLLAFVFLLGPTVFLLSTLVESIGRYLWTLPYTSFRTLPYAGAEWQASWTMFYWGWWISWAPFVGMFIARVSRGRTIREFIGGVLIAPVALTMLWFVVFGETAIHIEMFQGGGMAAAVAESVPTALFVMLDQLPLSTISSAIATLMVVTFFVTSADSGAMVIDIIGSGGNQDTPITTRLFWALLAGVVAAVLLLVGGLQALQTAAIATALPFAIVMVMMCVGLVVSLRSERSIDPGRRATRMATGATAPAAETAGDGDWRQGLSAMLGRRSGLAAAPPGAGAARRNVARFISDDVVPALRDIAEELERNGRAVEMDASPFSAGIAVLRDGQEEFSYAIRARAHHPMSFAFSGIEKDDEPWQTRAEVILRGGLHKQLPPERMNRNAIRQDFVREYGKWMGW, from the coding sequence ATGCTCATGCAACAGATAAACAAGACCGTTTCCTTCACGGCCGGCGGCTTGATTCTACTGTTTGTCGCCCTGGCTGCGTTGTTCACCGAACCCTTCAGTTCTCGCGTATCGGAAATACAAGCATTCGTCGTCGGTACCTTCGGCTGGTTCTACGTGCTCGCCGTCGCCGGCTTCCTGTTGTTCGTCCTATGGCTGTTCTTCAGCCCCTACGGCGCGATCAAGCTGGGACACGACGATGACGAGCCGGAATTCAGTTATCCGTCCTGGTTCGCCATGCTGTTCAGCGCCGGGATGGGCATCGGGCTTCTGTTCTACGGCGTCGCCGAACCCATTCTGCATTTCTCAAATCCGCGCGTGGGCGAGGCGGGCACGCCCGACGCCGCGCGCGAGGCGATGAACCTCGCATTCCTGCACTGGGGCCTCCATGCCTGGGCGATCTACATCGTCGTCGGGCTGTCCCTGGGCTATTTCGCCTACCGCCAGGATCTTCCCCTGACCATCCGGTCGGCGCTCTATCCGCTGCTCGGCGACCGGATCCGCGGCTGGCCCGGACATATCGTCGACATCATCGCCATCTTCGGCACGCTGTTCGGGATCGCGACTTCGCTGGGCCTCGGCGTCATGCAGATCAACGCCGGCTTCGCCTATCTCGGCCTGCTCGACGTCGGCCTGTGGCAGCAGATGGTGCTGATCGCCGTCATCACGGTGATTGCCGCGGCCTCCGCCGCCAGCGGGGTCGGGCGGGGCATCCGCCGCCTGAGCGAGCTGAACATGCTGGCGGGCTTGCTGCTGCTGGCCTTCGTCTTCCTGCTCGGTCCGACGGTGTTCCTGCTGTCGACGCTGGTGGAGAGCATCGGCCGCTACCTGTGGACGCTGCCCTATACCAGCTTCCGCACCCTGCCCTATGCCGGGGCGGAGTGGCAGGCGAGCTGGACGATGTTCTATTGGGGCTGGTGGATCTCCTGGGCTCCCTTCGTCGGCATGTTCATCGCCCGCGTGTCGCGCGGCCGAACCATCCGCGAATTCATCGGCGGCGTGCTGATCGCCCCGGTCGCACTGACCATGCTGTGGTTCGTCGTGTTCGGCGAGACGGCGATCCATATCGAGATGTTCCAAGGCGGCGGCATGGCCGCGGCGGTGGCCGAGAGCGTGCCGACCGCGCTGTTCGTCATGCTGGATCAGCTGCCGCTCAGCACCATCAGCTCCGCCATCGCCACGCTGATGGTCGTCACCTTCTTCGTCACCTCCGCCGATTCCGGCGCGATGGTCATCGACATCATCGGTTCCGGCGGCAACCAGGATACGCCCATCACCACCCGCCTCTTCTGGGCGCTGCTGGCGGGAGTGGTGGCGGCGGTGCTGCTGCTGGTCGGCGGCCTCCAGGCCCTGCAAACCGCGGCAATCGCCACGGCGCTGCCCTTCGCGATCGTCATGGTGATGATGTGCGTGGGCCTCGTCGTCAGCCTGCGGAGCGAGCGGAGCATCGATCCCGGCCGGCGCGCCACCCGCATGGCGACGGGCGCCACCGCTCCGGCGGCGGAAACGGCCGGCGACGGCGATTGGCGGCAAGGACTTTCCGCGATGCTGGGCCGCAGGAGCGGTCTGGCGGCGGCTCCGCCGGGCGCCGGTGCCGCGCGGCGGAACGTGGCCCGCTTCATCAGCGACGACGTGGTTCCCGCGTTGCGCGACATCGCGGAGGAGCTTGAACGCAACGGCCGCGCCGTGGAGATGGATGCCAGTCCTTTCAGCGCCGGCATCGCCGTGCTGCGGGACGGCCAGGAGGAGTTCTCCTACGCGATCCGCGCCCGCGCCCATCACCCGATGAGCTTCGCCTTCTCAGGCATCGAGAAGGATGACGAGCCCTGGCAGACGCGGGCCGAGGTCATCCTGCGCGGCGGCCTGCACAAGCAGCTTCCGCCGGAACGGATGAACCGCAACGCCATCCGGCAGGATTTCGTCCGCGAATACGGCAAGTGGATGGGGTGGTGA
- a CDS encoding TonB-dependent siderophore receptor, producing the protein MTRFLLNGTALAALLMPALAQAQTQPQAPSQTDGNTPAILGPVTVEGSRAAETATSPVKGYVPTRSATGSKTDTPLEAIPQSVSVIGREEMDDRGAQKVDEALRYTSGVFSQPFGRDSDTNWVFIRGFQATQSGVYQDGLQLYAYGFGGQFVDSDTLERIEVLRGASSVLYGGSNPGGLLNYVSKRPGDTPVRSVEAGIDQHGTAFLGLDVGGAIGQNSGDPKLSYRLTGRIVGGDTYTDFADGFRGTVSPSFKWSPNDANTLTVLANYTDIDETHNGGAFLPYVGTVVDAPFGRIDRKANFTEPGIDTYRRRQASIGYEFEHRFDNDLIFRQNARYNYSKVHEVTVYPYGYDGFSATPTDPDNLLSRINFEHTSKVNSFLIDNQLEGRLRTGAVEHTALAGVDYKYFVMDQVQASGSATPISTTNPVYGAPQGPRFAYIDQTLTMRQLGVYLQDQMRFGQGFLVTLSGRYDIASTDADGTPAYDGKTGKFSGRAGLAYEFANGLTPYVSASTFFNPVLGSSPAVGVFKPESGRQYEVGVKYRPTGMDAIFTAALFDLTRTNVVTGPFNAETQLGEVNSRGVELEAKANITPSLKAVASFTALDLDIKKDADPTLIGKTPYIVPQIQGSAFLDYTFRESVLDGVSVGGGVRYVGSSWADNENTLKVPAATVFDARIGYKRDNWGANLSVTNLFDKEYVASCQTQYSCGYAEGRTALLTLNMTW; encoded by the coding sequence ATGACCCGTTTCCTCTTGAACGGCACGGCGCTCGCCGCCTTGCTGATGCCGGCACTCGCCCAGGCGCAAACGCAGCCCCAGGCGCCATCCCAGACGGACGGGAACACGCCCGCCATCCTCGGTCCGGTGACCGTCGAGGGCAGCAGGGCGGCCGAAACGGCGACCAGCCCGGTCAAGGGCTATGTGCCCACCCGCTCGGCCACCGGCTCCAAGACCGACACGCCGCTGGAGGCGATCCCGCAGTCGGTGTCGGTGATCGGCCGCGAGGAGATGGACGACCGCGGCGCCCAGAAGGTGGACGAGGCGCTGCGCTACACCTCCGGCGTCTTCAGCCAGCCCTTCGGCCGCGACAGCGACACCAACTGGGTCTTCATCCGCGGCTTCCAGGCGACGCAGTCGGGCGTCTATCAGGACGGGCTGCAGCTCTATGCCTACGGTTTCGGCGGCCAGTTCGTCGACAGCGACACTCTGGAGCGGATCGAGGTCCTGCGCGGCGCCTCCTCCGTGCTCTACGGCGGCAGCAACCCCGGCGGCCTGCTGAACTACGTCTCCAAGCGGCCGGGCGACACCCCCGTCCGCTCGGTCGAGGCCGGCATCGACCAGCATGGCACCGCCTTCCTCGGCCTCGACGTCGGCGGAGCCATTGGTCAGAACTCAGGCGATCCGAAGCTGAGCTACCGGCTGACCGGCCGCATCGTCGGCGGCGACACCTACACCGACTTCGCCGACGGCTTCCGCGGCACCGTCTCGCCCAGCTTCAAATGGTCGCCGAACGACGCCAACACCCTGACGGTGCTGGCCAACTACACCGACATCGACGAGACGCACAACGGCGGCGCCTTCCTGCCCTATGTCGGCACCGTGGTGGACGCGCCCTTCGGCCGGATCGACCGCAAGGCCAACTTCACCGAACCCGGCATCGACACCTACCGCCGCCGTCAGGCCTCGATCGGCTACGAGTTCGAACACCGCTTTGACAACGACCTGATCTTCCGCCAGAACGCGCGCTACAATTACAGCAAGGTCCACGAGGTCACGGTCTACCCCTACGGCTACGACGGCTTCTCGGCCACGCCGACCGACCCGGACAACCTGCTGTCGCGCATCAATTTCGAGCACACCAGCAAGGTCAACAGCTTCCTGATCGACAACCAGCTGGAAGGCAGGCTGCGCACCGGCGCGGTCGAGCACACGGCGCTGGCCGGCGTCGACTACAAGTATTTCGTCATGGATCAGGTGCAGGCATCCGGTTCGGCCACGCCGATCAGCACCACCAACCCGGTCTACGGCGCCCCCCAGGGTCCGCGCTTCGCCTACATCGACCAGACGCTGACGATGCGTCAGCTCGGCGTCTACCTGCAGGACCAGATGCGCTTCGGCCAGGGTTTCCTGGTGACGCTGAGCGGCCGCTACGACATCGCCTCGACCGATGCCGACGGGACGCCCGCCTATGACGGCAAGACCGGCAAGTTCAGCGGCCGCGCCGGGCTGGCCTATGAGTTCGCCAACGGCCTGACCCCCTATGTCAGCGCCTCCACCTTCTTCAACCCGGTGCTGGGCTCCTCCCCCGCCGTCGGCGTCTTCAAGCCGGAAAGCGGCCGCCAGTACGAGGTCGGCGTCAAGTACCGCCCGACCGGGATGGACGCGATCTTCACCGCCGCCCTGTTCGACCTGACCCGCACCAATGTCGTGACCGGCCCCTTCAACGCCGAGACCCAGCTGGGCGAGGTCAACTCCCGCGGCGTCGAGCTGGAGGCCAAGGCCAACATCACCCCCAGCCTGAAGGCCGTAGCCTCTTTCACCGCGCTCGACCTCGACATCAAGAAGGACGCCGATCCGACCCTGATCGGCAAGACTCCCTACATCGTGCCGCAGATCCAGGGCTCGGCGTTCCTCGACTACACCTTCCGCGAAAGCGTCCTGGACGGGGTGTCGGTCGGCGGCGGCGTGCGCTATGTCGGGTCGTCCTGGGCCGACAACGAGAACACGCTGAAGGTTCCGGCGGCGACCGTCTTCGACGCGCGGATCGGCTACAAGCGCGACAACTGGGGCGCCAACCTGTCGGTCACCAACCTGTTCGACAAGGAATACGTCGCCAGCTGCCAGACCCAGTATTCCTGCGGCTATGCCGAGGGGCGGACCGCCCTGCTGACCCTCAACATGACCTGGTAG